One window of Oryza brachyantha chromosome 12, ObraRS2, whole genome shotgun sequence genomic DNA carries:
- the LOC121056037 gene encoding uncharacterized protein LOC121056037 has translation MKRALVVVLLVMAVSMATPSEARRPRKTAMASLLRFPGFPGSRQRFPGFPGARPSPRAAAPKPSPSSSVVPGLPLSPPTATGSLPPPCGRSSQTMPGNFIPGLPGSSGSGGAGSSSLSSPTDCVTSLAGLTTCASFLTGAEADTPTPTSECCGGLGMFLNSTAAAAEGDRTLRCLCPVILGDVNRMLPKPVDPVRMMYLPIACGLVLPPQVLFICFTGQPNPPVLTRVPDSWSTLSSALSP, from the exons ATGAAGcgcgccctcgtcgtcgtcttgcTCGTCATGGCCGTTTccatggcgacgccgtcggAAGCGAGGAGGCCGAGGAAGACAGCCATGGCCTCGTTGCTCCGCTTCCCCGGCTTCCCTGGCAGCCGCCAGCGTTTCCCGGGGTTCCCCGGAGCcaggccgtcgccgcgcgcggcagcgccgaagccgtcgccgtcatcgtcgGTGGTCCCCGGGTTGCCATTATCTCCCCCCACGGCAACCggctcgctgccgccgccgtgcgggaGGTCATCGCAGACGATGCCCGGCAACTTCATCCCTGGCCTGCcgggcagcagcggcagcggcggcgcggggtcgtcgtcgctgtcgtcgccgacgGACTGCGTGACGTCGCTGGCGGGGCTGACGACGTGCGCGTCGTTCCTGacgggggcggaggcggacaccccgacgccgacgagcgaGTGCTGCGGCGGGCTGGGGATGTTCCTGaacagcacggcggcggcggcggagggtgaCCGGACGTTGAGGTGCCTGTGCCCGGTGATCCTCGGCGACGTGAACCGGATGCTGCCGAAGCCGGTGGACCCCGTGCGGATGATGTACCTCCCCATCGCCTGCGGCCTCGTCCTCCCGCCTCAAGTCCTCTTCATCTGCTTCA CCGGGCAGCCAAACCCACCGGTGCTCACGCGTGTTCCTGACTCGTGGTCGACGCTCTCTTCAG CACTGTCGCCCTGA